Genomic window (Thomasclavelia spiroformis DSM 1552):
AATTTGTTTTAATAATTGTTGACCATTTAAATACGGTAATTTAATGTCTAATAAAATTAAATCTGGATTGATTTTGATAATATTTTCATATCATAACCTCAATTATTTTTTATTCATTAATTTATTAAATAGTTTTTCTGTTTCTTCATATTGTTTTAATAATATTGCTTTATTTGAATTATTTGGCTTTGGTACTTTTTGATTAACTAATACTTCAAGTTTTTCATCAATTCCTTTTAATAACTTAATTATTTCATCTAATTTTTCTTCCATATTTGCTCCTTAATTGAATTATTTTTTTACTAATGGTTTCATTCGACTTTTTGTATATTCATCTAACCATTCTTGACTAGCTTTTTCATAAATACAATTTCCATTAATATTTTTTGTAATATAAACAGTTGGTGCTTCATTTTTTGTCGCTACAACAAAAGAAAAGTTTTCAATATTAGTAGCTACACCCCATTGTCCTTGATTATTCATTGCAATTAATGACATATCTCCAGCTTTTCCTCTACGTTCTCTTAATTCTTGATCAAATGAATTAACTGCTTTTTGACATGCTTCTTGAGGATGAAATCCTTCTTTCATTAATCTAACTATTTCATAGGCAATACAACCTTTCATCACATCTTCACCTAATCCTGTAGCACTAGCTCCGCCAACTTTACTATCAACATAAAAACCTGAACCAGAAATTGGCGAATCACCAACACGACCAGCATGCTTCATAAACAATCCACTTGTAGAAGTTGCACTAGTCATTTTACCATTAGAATCTAAACAAACCATTCCTACCGTATCATGACCTGAATAAGGTTTTATATCTTGTTCTTTTATTTCTTTTATTCGATTATGATAATGAATTTTAGCACGATCACTAAGCATATTTTTTCTTTTAAAGCCTTTTTTACTAGCATATTTTTCAGCTCCTAAACCTACTAATAAATTATTGACTTTTTCTTTTGATAAACTACGAGCAATACTTATTGGATTTGCAAAATCCTTAATAGCTCCTACTGCTCCAATATCTAAAGTATCTCCATCCATAAATGCTGCATCTAATTCTACTTCCATTTCTTTATTTGGAAGGCCACCATAGCCAACTGCTTTATAGTATGGACAATCTTCAACAATTTTAATTGCTTCTTCTATCGCATTTCCAGCATCATCGTCATTTTTTAACATTTCACTAGCTTTATTTATTCCATCATAAGCCATACACCATGTTGCAATAATACCCCACATTTTGATATCCTCCTTTTTTATTAACCATTTTAACACTTTTTTTTATCATTTTAAACTTAGATATTGTTATAATATAGATAAATAAGTTAAACTATATGTGAGGTGATTTTATGTTAAAATTTATTGAATATCCAAAATGTAGTACTTGTATAAAAGCTAGAAAATATCTTGATCAGTTAGGCTTAGAATATACAAAACGACATATTGTTGATGAAAAATTAAATAAAGATGAATTATTGACGTTATATAAGAAAAGTGGTCTTCCACTTAAACGCTTTTTTAATACTTCTGGTTTAAAATATCGTGAATTAAATTTAAAAGATAAATTATCAACTATGAGTGAAGATGAACAATTAACTATACTTGCAAGTGATGGAATGTTAGTAAAAAGACCAATTATTGAAACTGATGATCGAGTACTAGTTGGTTTTAAAGCTAATGAATACGATTCTTTAAAATAATTATATTCTTTACATAATTTTTAGATTAATTTGAATGTATAGACAATTATATATT
Coding sequences:
- a CDS encoding N(4)-(beta-N-acetylglucosaminyl)-L-asparaginase, which translates into the protein MWGIIATWCMAYDGINKASEMLKNDDDAGNAIEEAIKIVEDCPYYKAVGYGGLPNKEMEVELDAAFMDGDTLDIGAVGAIKDFANPISIARSLSKEKVNNLLVGLGAEKYASKKGFKRKNMLSDRAKIHYHNRIKEIKEQDIKPYSGHDTVGMVCLDSNGKMTSATSTSGLFMKHAGRVGDSPISGSGFYVDSKVGGASATGLGEDVMKGCIAYEIVRLMKEGFHPQEACQKAVNSFDQELRERRGKAGDMSLIAMNNQGQWGVATNIENFSFVVATKNEAPTVYITKNINGNCIYEKASQEWLDEYTKSRMKPLVKK
- a CDS encoding arsenate reductase family protein gives rise to the protein MLKFIEYPKCSTCIKARKYLDQLGLEYTKRHIVDEKLNKDELLTLYKKSGLPLKRFFNTSGLKYRELNLKDKLSTMSEDEQLTILASDGMLVKRPIIETDDRVLVGFKANEYDSLK